The region AGGCCGACTTGTCCCGGTAAGCGGTCCTACTGTGACCACCAGCGGCGACGATCCGTAGCCCTCCGCGCCCGGTCGGCGTGGCCAAGCCTCATGAAGGCAGGAGAACTTGATGTTCAGGTTCCAAGGAAGTGGAGAGGGTTCCGACGGGCCTACAGCACAGCGAACAAGACGACGATCCCGACGCTCCCTATCCGGCGGATTCGTGGCCATAGGCCTGGTTACCGGGGCGGCCGGGCTCGGGATCGTCTCGATGGCGGGTGGCAGTGGTGCCCTGAACAACGTGAACCTGGGGCCGCTGGCCGCGATCACCGCCAGCGATGGCGTTGAACACGGGGAACACGGGGACAAGGAGCAGGTCCGAACGGATCCGCCCCGACGAGACGCGTCGAAGCCAGCGGACCCGAGCCTCCCGAACGCCGTGACCTCGGTGGCGACACCCGTCCCCTGTGACCCGTACGGGCTGGTCGCCGCGCTGGTGCGCGCCAACGCCGAAGGTGGCGGCGACCTGAACCTGGCCGCCGGCTGTACGTACACGCTCGCCACCCCCGACCAGGGCGATGCGCAGTCCGGTCTGCCGATCATCCAGCACCCCATCACCATCATCGGCGCGGGGGCGACCATCGCCCGGGACAACGACGCCGCGCCGTTCCGGTTCTTCACCGTCCGGGGCGGCGGTGAGCTGAAGCTGGTCGACCTCAACCTCACCAACGGTCGGGCCGCGAGCGGCGGCAGTATCCAGGTCGACCACGACGGCACCGCCACCGTCGAGCGGGTCACCATCACCGAGAGCACCGCGCTCGCCCCCGACGGGGGTGGTGGCGCGATCTTCAACGACGGTCACCTCACCGTGGTCGACAGCACGTTCCACGCCAACCGGGCGGCCGGTGCGACGGGTAAGGGAGGGGCCCTCCTCAACGGTGGTGTCCTGACCGTGGCCGGCTCCGAGTTCACCAACAACACCGCCGGAGGATCTGGCGGCGGATTCGCCAACTTCCAGGGCGCGGCCGACGTCGCCACGAGCACCTTCATCAACAACAACGCGACCGAGGGCGGCGGGATTGCCAGCGTCAACGCCCGGAGCAAGGTCTGGGACACCGCCCTCACCGGCAACACCGCCAAGGTCGGTGGCGGCATCGTCAACCGGGAGGCGGTGATCACCCTGCGCAAGATGACGATCCGTCAGAACATCTCGACCGCGAATGGTGGTGGTATCGCCACCATCCAGGGCCTGGTCGCGGCTGACGACAGCTTCGTCGAGGAGAACACCGGGCGCGGGAACGGTGCCGGCATCTTCGCGGAGACGTCGACCCTGCTCGTACGGCGGACCGAGGTTAACCGCAACAGCGGGGTCGGGCCGCAATCGAAGGGCGCTGGCATCCACGCGGAGAAGGGCCAGATCACGATGTTCAAGAGCAGGGTGGCTGAGAACGGTGCCACCCAGAAGCCGGGTGGCTTCTTCGTCAAGGATGCCCAGTCCAAGATCGATAACGTGACGGTCATTGCCAAGAACGGACCCGTCAACTGCGGAAAGGCAGTCGAGAACTGCTTCGGCTGACGACCGAGTTTCCCAGGACGTACGGTCGGGGAACCGGCCGGGGCGCGTGAGCGAATCGTGGGCTCACGCGCCCCGGCCGCGCGTGGCCGACCTGCGTGACCGAGTTCCACCCCGGCGAAGCCACTCGTGATGTTAGATGTGTGGATGAATAGAGTCAGGGCCGCATTCGCCGCGATGGTTCTCGGAATCCTGCTCCCTGCACCACCAGCCTCGGCAGCCGAGCCGGCGGCCCTGTCGCTTGCCTGGAGCCCATGCGCTGCTGCCGGCAGCAGCCTGGAGTGCGCCACCATCCAGGTGCCGCTGGACCATGCCGACCCGACCGGGCCCAGTATCGACCTCGCCATCTCACGTCTGCCGGCAGCCGACCCGTCGCGTCGTCGCGGGGTGCTGCTGGTCAACCCGGGCGGGCCAGGAGGGAGCGGACTCGGCCTGCCGGAATACATCGCCCAACTGTTCGCTGGCCATCCACGGGTTGCCCAGGAGTTCGACCTCATTGGTTTCGATCCGCGCTTTGTCGGCCGCTCGTCGCCGGCGACCTGCGGCCTGACCGGTGCGGACATCGCGATCCTGCGCTGGCCCGGAGCGGGTGGCTTCCCCGGCGAGGTGGCCCAGGCGAGGTCGATCGCGCAACGGTGCGCCGCGCACGCCGGCTGGGCCATCCCGTACGCGACGACGGCCGACGCGGCGCGGGACATGGATCTGATCCGGGCGGCGCTCGGTGAGCGCAAGATGTCGTACCTCGGTTACTCCTACGGCACGAGCCTCGCACGGGCGTACGTCGCGCTCTTCCCGGACCGGGTCGATCGGTTCGTGTTGGACAGCAACACCAATCCGTTGGAGTCCGGCCGGGAAACCTTCCGAGGATTCGGCCCGGCCTTCGAAAGGATGCTTGGGCTCTTCGCCTCGGCAGCGGCCCGCGACGATGCCCGGTACGGCCTGGGCAGCGATGCCCGAACGGTGCGCCGGGTGGTGGACGGGCTCGTCGCGCGAGCGGAGAAGGAGCCGCTACCGGTCGGGGAGGAGACCTTCACCGCAGCCGAACTCCGGACCCTGATCTTCCGGATGCTCTACGCCGAGAACCGGTTCGACTACCTCGGCCGTTTCCTCTCCGTACTTCGTGCCGGTCAACCGCTCCCGGCCGACCTCGCGTTCCTGGTGAACGCCGGCAGTTGGGAAGCCCCACCGCCGGCTCCCGCGGACAATGCCGTGGCGGGATACTTCCTCGTAACCTGTGCGGACAGCAAGTGGCCGACCAAGGTTGGGCGGTACCGCGCCGAACAGGTGATCGACAGTCGCGCCTACCCGTTCTTCGGGCCCGCCGCCGCCAACATCTCGCCCTGTGCGTTCTGGCCGGAGATCGACCGTCCCGGCATGCCGAGCGTTGCCGGTAGCCGGATACCGAGTGTTGCTGGCAGTCGGGTGCCGGTGCTTCTGATCAACTCGCTGGGTGATCCCGCCACCCCTTACGCGGGCGCGTTGGCCACCCGACGGATGATGCCCAACGCCCGCCTGGTCACCGTCTCGGCGAGCCACCACGCCGTACTCGGGGAATACCCGAACGCCTGCGTGGAGGAAGCCGCGGTCGGCTACCTGCTCTCCGGCAGGTTGCCGATGCGCGATCTGGCCTGCCCGGCCTGAACGCCCCCCCCGCCCGGCTTCCTGGCCGCGACTGTCAGTCGGTAGCGAGTCTCGGGTGGCGCGTCGGAGTCTTCTTCGGCGAGGGTTCCCCGGTGCCGGTGCCGGTGCCGGTGCCGGTGACAGGGTTGATGATCGGTTCGATCAGTTCGGTGAGCCGATGGCGCTGCTCCGGGGCCAGTTGGTCGGTTGCCGGCAGCAGCGCGGCCCGGACCTCGCCGTAGATCCGCTCGGTCAGTTCGAGTCCGGTCGCGGTGAGGAATACGTCAACGGCTCGGCGGTCCTCGGCGCTCCTGCCACGTGCGAGCAGCCCTCGGCGCTCGGCGCGGTCGATCAGGCCGGACATCGTCGACTTGTCCAGCCCGAGGAACGTGGCCAACTCGGTCATCCGTGGCCTGCGATCGCGCAGCAGACCAAGGACCCGCAGTTGCGTCAACGACAGATCGTGCTCGGCACCGACCCGGGTGAGCACACCCATCACCTGAAAGGCGTTGCGGACGAGAGCGTCCAGGAGCGGATCCGTGGACGCGTCAACGGGCGCATCGGTGGTCATGTCCGTATGCTAGTTGACATGGTTCGTAATGCCAACCAAAGTGGTCGGAGGTTGGTAAGACGAACTACTTGGCGGAGGTCATCATGCTTGTCACCGCTCTGGCAATGCCCGATCCGCTGGTCCGCCGGGATTCGTAGCGGTCGCCCGCCTCCGTGACCGCGCTGATCGGGCGCCTGCTCGCCGCTCTCATGATCCTGCTGCACTCCGTCGGTCGGTCCTCGTGCGCGACCGTCGCCGCGCTCGCCGTACTCCTTCTGGTCGCTATTTCCTGGCGTGCCAGTCCAGGCGGGCGGCCGGTTGCACCCTTCGGTCGGGCTGGTCGCTGTGTCCGTGCGGATTCCCGAATCGCGTCACGGCCTCCGGTGTCTCCCCCGTCGAATCCGACCTGCTCCCGGTCGGAGCTGGATCCACCGACCCGCATGCCGTCGGTGACGTCGCCGGCCCGATTCCCCTCGGTGACGTCATCGACTCGAATCCTCTCGGCCACGTCTTCGGCCTTCCGGCTGCGGCTTCCGCCCTCGTGGCATCGCCACGCGGCGCCCCGCCGCCACCCTGACCGCAACCGCCACCCTCGCTCGCGGTGACTCGGCAGGCCGGGCATTGGCCGAGTAGCGAGCCATCCACCCTTGACATCGTTTGTAATGCCAACCATCATCGCTCTTGTTGGTAATGCAAACGACCTAAGGGGACCCATGTACGCCGCCGTCATCACCACCTTCGACGCCCCACCGACCTACCGTGAGCACCCCGAACCGGTCGCCACCAGCGAGAACGCGATGGTCGTGGAGGTTCTCGCGGCCGGACTGCACCATCTGACGAGGGCGAAGGCCGACGGTTCGCACTACTCCAGCAGCGGCGTACTACCGCTCGTTCCCGGCGTCGATGGCGTCGTGCGCGACAGCCAGGGGCGGCTTCGCTATGCGGCGCTGGACGACACG is a window of Micromonospora polyrhachis DNA encoding:
- a CDS encoding MarR family winged helix-turn-helix transcriptional regulator, translating into MTTDAPVDASTDPLLDALVRNAFQVMGVLTRVGAEHDLSLTQLRVLGLLRDRRPRMTELATFLGLDKSTMSGLIDRAERRGLLARGRSAEDRRAVDVFLTATGLELTERIYGEVRAALLPATDQLAPEQRHRLTELIEPIINPVTGTGTGTGTGEPSPKKTPTRHPRLATD
- a CDS encoding alpha/beta hydrolase, which codes for MNRVRAAFAAMVLGILLPAPPASAAEPAALSLAWSPCAAAGSSLECATIQVPLDHADPTGPSIDLAISRLPAADPSRRRGVLLVNPGGPGGSGLGLPEYIAQLFAGHPRVAQEFDLIGFDPRFVGRSSPATCGLTGADIAILRWPGAGGFPGEVAQARSIAQRCAAHAGWAIPYATTADAARDMDLIRAALGERKMSYLGYSYGTSLARAYVALFPDRVDRFVLDSNTNPLESGRETFRGFGPAFERMLGLFASAAARDDARYGLGSDARTVRRVVDGLVARAEKEPLPVGEETFTAAELRTLIFRMLYAENRFDYLGRFLSVLRAGQPLPADLAFLVNAGSWEAPPPAPADNAVAGYFLVTCADSKWPTKVGRYRAEQVIDSRAYPFFGPAAANISPCAFWPEIDRPGMPSVAGSRIPSVAGSRVPVLLINSLGDPATPYAGALATRRMMPNARLVTVSASHHAVLGEYPNACVEEAAVGYLLSGRLPMRDLACPA